In the genome of Phoenix dactylifera cultivar Barhee BC4 unplaced genomic scaffold, palm_55x_up_171113_PBpolish2nd_filt_p 000538F, whole genome shotgun sequence, one region contains:
- the LOC103717641 gene encoding uncharacterized protein LOC103717641, which translates to MDPDISSVLREINEKLGRLCTRADALEEYQDRGSPSLANNLRERNDHPPFDRNHQHINDYPRNRQNFDRNHNCPLDDYLRERPHHNERGRDPINQPLNDHRDIDDRILRSVRVEAPSFVGRMDPHEYLDWESDMNHYFEWYDMSEERKIRFAKMRLLGQAKYYWQNVERLILNRRQELIRTWDEMKDKLREKYLPTSYQQRLLDQWQTLTQGNKSVIDYIAKFDEFLMRCHVDEDPSVTLSRFRAGLRSDIQRELFMREVYSLEQAYQLAQDYERFPRMPITRPSEPRNSSILGPRPEPHQVPRTNPNPTPTTRPPLVTPPPRKEDRGKGTLNEGRKEGSSREDEEIHITDPELAEGFDEPNFTEETEPEVRINVLRCTLTQPKECEDWRRTTIFHTYISNGNKVCKIIIDSGSCINAVSTDTISKLGLTPIDHPSPYKVAWLDTSSIPVRYRCKIPIKFQSYQEEIWCDVLPMDVGSIILGRLWLFDQDAMLFGRTNTCSFMHKGKKITLYPSPPKKPKDSNPIKPKEEKQPKGLHLINAKELERDIKESPSVWVLAVKEVSLKETSLIPEEMTSLLKEFEDITPEDLSDQLPPMRNIQHAIDLVPGATLPNSPHYRLNPIEHAELKRQVEELLRKGFIIESLSPCAVPALLTPKKDGTWRMCIDSRAINKITIRYRFSILRLDDMLDMISRSNIFSKIDLKSGYHQVRIRPGDEWKTAFKTKDGLYECKTKEEHLDHLRQVFQTLRSESLFINLKICEFMTTCVTFLGFVVTPDGLSVDPEKGFSTIMAPITDCIRKGAFEWTKASNRAFEEIKTLMTSAPVLRLPDFSKVFEVACDASDSHRRTSDLAEGDYVMIRIRPERFPSGTVKNCMHEEQYKKPISIPSEPFEPNPSFESEPLPKCPRPKFSKKHDRIERILDEQIISTRRKGYQRYLVRWHGRPESDDTWITREELQQIDPDILEHYQSQTQLPSTELNFLQSGRIGGDTNEPASLWLDC; encoded by the exons ATGGACCCTGACATCAGCTCAGTCCTCAGAGAAATTAATGAGAAGCTAGGAAGGTTATGTacccgagccgatgccttagaAGAATATCAAGATAGGGGTAGCCCTTCCCTAGCCAATAACCTAAGAGAAAGAAATGACCACCCACCCTTTGATCGGAACCACCAACATATCAATGACTATCCCAGGAATAGGCAAAACTTTGACAGAAATCACAATTGTCCACTAGATGACTATCTCAGAGAAAGACCCCATCACAATGAAAGAGGTCGTGATCCTATAAATCAACCTCTTAATGATCACCGTGACATCGATGACCGTATACTTCGAAGTGTCAGGGTTGAGGCACCCAGCTTCGTAGGCCGCATGGATCCTCATGAgtatcttgactgggagtcagaTATGAATCATTATTTCGAATGGTACGACATGTCTGAAGAGCGAAAAATTCGATTTGCAAAAATGAGGCTTCTCGGTCAAGCCAAATATTATTGGCAGAATGTCGAACGTCTGATCCTAAATAGAAGACAAGAACTCATCCGAACATGGGATGAAATGAAAGATAAACTCAGGGAAAAATACCTTCCCACCTCTTATCAACAACGACTCCTTGACCAATGGCAAACCCTGACCCAGGGAAACAAGTCAGTCATTGATTACATCGCTAAATTTGATGAATTCCTCATGCGGTGTCATGTCGATGAAGATCCCTCTGTCACCCTTTCCCGATTTCGTGCCGGGTTAAGAAGTGATATCCAACGAGAGCTTTTCATGCGAGAGGTCTATAGTCTAGAGCAGGCATATCAATTAGCTCAGGATTATGAAAGATTCCCAAGAATGCCAATCACTCGACCAAGTGAACCTAGAAACTCGAGTATACTAGGTCCTAGACCCGAGCCACACCAAGTCCCCAGAACTAATCCAAATCCTACCCCAACCACTAGACCTCCATTAGTTACTCCTCCACCCAGGAAAGAAGACCGAGGCAAAGGCACCCTGAATGAAGGACGTAAGGAGGGTAGCTCAAGGG AAGACGAAGAAATTCACATAACTGATCCTGAATTAGCCGAGGGATTCGATGAACCAAATTTCACTGAAGAAACTGAACCTGAAGTTAGGATAAATGTACTAAGATGTACCCTAACACAACCAAAGGAATGTGAAGATTGGCGAAGAACTACAATTTTTCACACCTACATAAGCAATGGGAACAAGGTCTGTAAAATTATCATTGATAGTGGAAGTTGCATCAACGCAGTTTCCACTGATACAATTTCCAAGCTTGGACTAACACCCATCGACCACCCCAGTCCCTACAAGGTCGCCTGGTTAGACACTTCATCCATACCTGTTAGATACCGCTGCAAGATACCCATTAAGTTTCAATCTTACCAGGAAGAAATTTGGTGCGACGTTCTTCCTATGGACGTCGGAAGCATAATTTTAGGACGACTTTGGTTATTCGATCAAGATGCCATGCTTTTTGGTCGGACAAATACTTGCTCATTCATGCACAAAGGCAAGAAAATCACACTATACCCTTCACCACCAAAAAAGCCAAAGGATAGTAACCCAATAAAACCAAAAGAGGAAAAGCAACCCAAGGGATTACACTTGATCAACGCAAAAGAGCTAGAAAGAGACATCAAAGAAAGCCCTTCTGTGTGGGTTTTAGCTGTTAAAGAAGTTAGTCTGAAAGAAACAAGCCTAATTCCAGAAGAAATGACTAGTCTTCTTAAAGAATTTGAGGATATCACCCCAGAGGATCTTTCTGATCAACTACCACCTATGAGGAACATACAACACGCAATAGACCTAGTCCCAGGAGCGACCCTACCAAATTCCCCTCACTATCGGCTCAACCCTATCGAACATGCCGAGTTGAAACGTCAAGTTGAAGAACTCCTAAGAAAAGGATTCATTATAGAAAGTTTAAGCCCATGTGCCGTACCTGCCCTTTTAACTCCTAAAAAGGATGGAACTTGGAGAATGTGCATTGATAGTCGGGCAATCAACAAGATCACAATACGATATCGATTTTCGATTCTCCGACTAGACGACATGCTAGATATGATCTCTAGATCAAATATATTCTCTAAAATTGATCTTAAGAGTGGCTACCATCAGGTTAGAATCAGACCAGGAGACGAGTGGAAGACCGCATTTAAAACAAAGGATGGTCTATATGAGTG CAAAACAAAGGAGGAACATCTAGACCACCTCCGGCAAGTTTTCCAGACGCTTAGATCCGAAAGCCTATTTATCAACCTTAAGATATGTGAGTTTATGACTACATGTGTTACATTCTTAGGATTTGTTGTGACTCCAGACGGACTATCTGTAGATCCTGAAAAG GGTTTCAGCACAATCATGGCACCAATTACAGACTGTATTCGTAAGGGAGCCTTTGAGTGGACTAAGGCTAGTAATCGTGCTTTTGAGGAGATAAAGACTTTAATGACCAGTGCACCTGTGTTACGACTTCCTGATTTCTCTAAAGTCTTTGAAGTCGCATGTGACGCATCAG ATTCACATCGCCGGACATCTGATTTAGCTGAAGgtgattatgttatgatacgAATTAGACCAGAACGATTTCCTTCTGGAACTGTTAAGAATTGCATGCACGAGGAGCAG TATAAAAAGCCAATATCGATACCCAGTGAGCCATTTGAGCCTAATCCTTCCTTTGAGAGTGAACCCTTACCTAAGTGTCCACGGCCAAAATTTTccaagaaacacgatcgcattgAGAGGATCCTAGACGAGCAGATTATTTCTACTAGGAGGAAAGGCTACCAGAGATACCTAGTTCGTTGGCATGGTCGGCCAGAGTCTGATGACACATGGATAACCCGAGAGGAACTGCAACAGATTGATCCAGACATTCTTGAGCACTATCAGAGCCAGACACAACTTCCTTCAACGGAGTTGAATTTTCTCCAGTCCGGGAGAATTGGTGGGGACACCAATGAGCCAGCATCACTTTGGCTTGACTGCTAG